The Solanum pennellii chromosome 4, SPENNV200 genomic interval CTCCCTTCAACTTTTTCTGTGAAATCAGAAACTGTTCCAATATCCTAGTAATGTAGGCAAGCGGACGGAGACCTAGACTTAGGcggtgtttggattgactttttttaaagTAGCTTATAAGTTAAAAAGCTAAAACTCATCAAGGTTTTAAACGTGTTGAGTGTTTCACCTCACTTTATGTGCGCTTCAGTATCGTCATCAAGGTTCTAAGGCAAACTTTTCCTTGCCAATGAGCCTCTATGAAGAAGTgacactaaacaattgatatttcactttattttgtatttttcacCCTTTAcgccttttttcattaaagctcACTTTTTGTTTGCGTTTAAAGCCCCCATGGACCTTAGAGCTTTTTTGTGCTTTTTTCCTTTGATAACACTGATTGTTAGAAGGAGCAAGATGAAATTTGCACCGACTTTCTCTATCTGCTATACCCTAATTGCATTGTTTTGTTGTTAGGTACCTCCAGAAGACAAAACATCATGCAGATGTCGATGAATATCACTTTTTCAATACATATTTTTACCAGAAGCTCAAAGAGGCTGTATTGAGCAAGGTATTATCTTCCCTCTGAGAGAAACGAATTTCATGCAAGGCTGTACAGTCCATGTACAATGATGATTGATCAGTTTAGCTGGTAGTCCTTAGTGAACATGTCTAGCCATTGCTcatgccccccccccccacacacacgcacgcacacacacaaCAAAAGGAGAACACTGAATAGGGAACTACTTTTTGTTGAGGTATAATAGTTTTGTTAATGATGGAAAGAGAACTCTCTACAAGTGGTAAATTCCGGTGATTTATATCTTTTGTTAATGACTAACTAAGAGATCATAATTTTTCACAAATTGGAATAATCAATTGGTAGTTggcccaagagttcattgactTCGCTCcaagttatttttgttttgttttggtGCATTTAACATTACTCTGTCCTCTTATACTATTTCTGTTGAGTTGCTATTGATGTCCTTGTGTTGGTTCTTCTCCTTTGTAGTCTTCATTGGAGCCTGGTTATAATTTGCATACCAGATAAAGAAGATGAAGTGGGGCCAATCTTACTTCACTTGGATTTATTAGGTCTTCACTGCAGCAAGTCCCTCTTTGCTACCATAAGAAAGTAAGCTGAACCCTGTCGTTTGCTGTTTAACAACGTGACTTCCATGCTGCAGAAtctattttttgtaaattgtaGTTCTGATTCAGAGTTGTTATTATTAATGACTGCAGCTACATCTTGTTTCTGATTTGCCATGACTACACCATTGTCCTGATAATAATGCATATGCCAGAACCCCTTGCCAGCGAGGGTGTGGTCCAGTGGTTtgggcttgggacttccatgttggaggtttCAAGTTCAAAACCCCTTGCCAGCCTAAGCAATGGGTTGGCCCTCtgtcgagctcgtcgcaccgATCTTGCCTAGTGAGGGTTACCTCTCTTGTAATTTGCGAGCTACTAGGAGCGGGGGTTTAACCCTatgcgcacccaaagggtagcggctgcgggctcacttgtcataaaaaaatttacatatgCCAGAACCATTTTGACATTATTTCTGAATGTAGGATTGTATAAGATATAACTTGACCATTCAAAATTTCTTGTGCTATATTGTTCTTGTTTATGATATGCTACAATATAGAAATAAAGCATGAATTAGTGACAGCTTGAGAACTAAAGGGGCAGAAATTAGAGTTCTGTTATCATACTTGGCGGGACAGAAATGGAAATTTATCAGGCTGATCAATTTGCATGGTAAAATTAGTGACACTTGGGAGGTTAGGAGGAAAGACCCTAATAACAAATGGGAATTCTTGCATGGCTATATCCGTGCTAATTCATTTCCATTCAACATGCCTAAGAAGTCTGGTCTCTTTCAAGTTCTCGTACTTTggttatatatttattgtttggATGTTTTCGATTGCGGCGTTTTGATCATTTTACAGTGTTGTAGCTTCATAATCTGAATATTACAATCTTGAGGTTTACTCTGTTATAACCAATTTTCTCTTCAAACTCGCGGTAAGATAACATTTTGAACTGGAAGCTTCTTAAACCTGGAGACTTTTTCGGCAGATTTTTGGTAGAAGAATGGAAATTCTTAAGACAAGGAGAAGTGATATGGGAAAATCTTCCACGAAGAATTGATGAAAACATCATTCAGGTATTCTTTCATTTGCAATTTATGGCATGAAGCAGTCTTAGGAATTCTTTTCATACCAGAAGCTATCTTGTCCATTCAAATACCTTGTGATATAGGGAGTTTGGTTTGGCTGATATCGGATGTGAGcttttgttttgggaatttgcttggaaaaattacttaaatacacaacttatttttactatattttctaaaatttcctaccagtttgaaaaaattacaaaaattcctaCTCTCTCCTAATCTTGGATAAATCACTTTACATGATATATCGGGACGTATGAGATGTATCAGAATGTTGAGTGATGTATCGGGACATTGAGTGATGTATTCGAAATCGAGATGTGATGTATCGAGACGTTGAGAGATGTATCTAAGACCGAAACACGAATATCGGAACGTTTTGGGATGTATCCTGATTCAACCAAATTTAggggatttttgtaatttgaagttggaaTACATCACTTTATAAACCGAGATGCAACGTATCGGAACGTTGAGAGATGTATTCATAATCGGGTTGTTTTGGGATGTATCCGGATTCCACcaaatttaagggattttgtaatttgaaaaagtaGGATAGGATGTAACTAACTCTTAATACTTGGGATTTGtgtaaaataatttgttttctcATAACCTGGGGCATGCTATATTGATGTATATACCATTTGCTGATTGCGTGAAACGAAGTGGTTTCTTTAGTAGTAGAAAACATCAATCGGTGTTGCTTAGTTTGATGATCATCTGTTTTATGGGCTTAGGCTGTCATAAAGTTCCAAAGTTTACCATACTGGCtctgtttttcctttttgtttctcctctctttttatgtttttttcttggtAAATAAGGATATCCTAATAAAACTTATAATTAATATAGCTGAAAACATTGACTCACTTCTGGATACTCCATTTGAGAAATTTATAGAACCTATAGAAGCAAACTTGTCTACATATGTTGTGACTATGTCTGCAAGTTCACGGAAACcacttttcttgaaattttctgGTTACAGGTCCCACAACAAAGAAATGAGTATGACTGCGGTCTGtttgttcttttctttatgGAGCATTTCATTGACGAAGTTCATAGAAGGGTTAAAAAGAAGGATTTCACCATGGTATaacttttgttttatatatagcTTTCTCCAATTTTTGGTTGTTGAACAATTGCATCAGTCATCGATTTAAAATGATCGTATTGTCAGTTTGGAAGAAGGTGGTTCAAACCTGCAGAAGCCTcttgtttgaggatgaaaatcCGCAGAATACTGGAGGAAGAATTCAAGAATGTGAGTGAGAATGGTTGATATTTTCGGGATTGCTACTGTGTATAGGTAATTACTCTTGCTCAAAGAAATCCACTAGCAGTTTTTCAGCATAGACTACTGTCGTCAGTCACACATCAACCATAAACAGGCAGAGGATTTAGTAGAATTGATATTGACCCATCCAATGGGAAGGAAAAATACACTAGACTTCCCtgggaaatatatatattgtacaTAAATCATAATTGAACAATCACCAAGGGGAAAAACAGAAGATTTGGGCGATGCATCGATATTGACCATGTATCTCTCCATTCATCCAACGATTCCAGCCTCCACCCTTTGATCATCCCACCTTCAAACCCTCAATCCCCACCCATCCCCGTAGTGTTTTGCTAGATTGCATATATGacttttgtttcaatttgatcgTCCTGTTTTGTCTTCGCACAAAATTTTCGAACGTAAAGAaggtttttaaattaaaaatatgtagaaTGTAAAGAATGATTTCtcaaagaataataaaataaaataaaagaatggtCCTAAACCTATGTATACAAGCTTCTATGACCAAAGTTAGTTAGTCTATTGTACATTATAATCCGTTCGGTCTAATGAAAGTGAAAACAACCCTTTTGTGCAACTTGAGATGTGTCAATGGCTTCTAATATGAGCGTCACCTCCTTCATCTCTGGCCTCTCTTTTGGGTCTGCATGCCAACATTGCTTCATTATGTTGGCCACAACACTTGGACATTTGTTTGGTATTTCTGGCCTTAGACTctaaaattttttcaaaaaatatattagtgattgatattattttaacaTTAGCTAtaaagaatataacataaaatttgaaaatataccTTGTATTTACATGGACTTGTGTCAGAAGAAGGAATTTTTCCATTATATGGAATAGAACAACAATATATCTCCCACAAGCAAATTCCAAAACTATAGACATCACATTTATGATCATATGGTACACCAATAAGTATCTGCATATACAAAATAAGACAATAAAATTAGTATAAGTAATAGagaattcaattttttgttccttcatgtaaataaaaaaaaatactataagaaTGAGATATCTCACCTCAGGAGCCATGTAACCAATGGTGCCAATTTGGGCAGTCATGTCAAGAGGACATGAAGATTCAATTCGAGAAACTCCAAAATCGATTATTTTGACTCTTCCATCCTTGTCCATAACTAAATTACTAGTCTTTACATCTCTGTGCACAATTTTCTTAGAATGAAGGTAACTCAACCCTCTTGCAATATCTAGTGCTATTTGAATAACAGAATTCAACGGCAACtttttgatatgattttttaagaGATGTGATCTGAGAGTGCCTCCAGGGACATATTCAACCACGATACCATATTCGAATGATCGTTGTTTTTCCAATGAACGATTTCTCAACCACGGGATGCAATTGGTAAGctcattaatccattttttCATCCATGGTTTACCACTTGTAGATTCAGAATTAACCAATTGGGGCAATCTTTTTGAAGCTCCGATTAACtgaagaaaaagggtttgacaTTTGTTAGGTCAcatgaaaaacatatatatttaagtgtatgtaataaattaaatgaagtgagaaaaaaaaattaatttgaatacCTTTGCGATGTTTGGGTGATGTAGGTTGTACCATATAGAAACTTCTTGCGTGAAAGCGTTTGTTAGTATATCCCTTCTTTGTTCATTGCTCAAATCAAGTATTTTtactgaaaaataattaaaaatattaagtcAGAGAGAAttgtataagaaaaaaaaaatattattaaccaTTGGAAATAAATGTATATGAACATTACAGCCGTGGAAGAATCAAATGGTATATTGTAGGCTTTTTTAGTATATAGACTAATATCATTAGGGTTAATGAAAGTTACaaatttgtcataattttttcctttttcattagTTAGACggtaaaaattaaatctttgaTAACTTTATAAACCTAACTCTAATAGTAGTTAAACGGTTAGATCTTTCCAGATTAAAAAATTGgacaaataaattatgtatatatagggTTTAGCTAGTATATGAAAAGAAAAGTAGTTACATTATTAATTAGGGTTTAGCACAGACATCGATAAAAATCAAGTAGCTAgctaatataagaaaaaaagaataataaaaatcaagTAGCTAgctaatataagaaaaaagattAATGGTAGAAATTAGTGATAATATATACCTGCAACTTGTTGTCCATTATAATAACCTTTGTAAACTGATCCGTATGCCCCTTCAGCAATAAGATGGTTGACGTTAATTTTAAGTTTCGTAGGATCCAATTCCCATTCTTGTTTTTTCGTCACTTCCAAACTTTTTGTCTCGTCACAACCCTTCCTAAATAGTTTATCTAAATGCCTCTCAAGTTGCTCATCCATTCTTTTCAAATCTGTCTTTGTTACAATAGTTGATTTCGCCATTGAACTATACAAAAGCAAGCGTTAATGTTCCTTCAGAGCGTTTGAAAAGGACAAGGTTCAAGAGTGTGCTATAATATTTATAggtatcaaaatcaaattacaaattTGAAAAGGATAAGGAAAAGGATTTGGTTTATACATGGAGATTTTCTAATTAGATTATTTGGTTtacataattatattcaatatgtgctatctatctatatatatatattaacttgtgTGTGCACTGACGGTAGAACTCTTTTTACTCTGTCAGTTAACTTCGAGGCACACAAAAGTTAagtttttcaatttgtttttactttttattttattgaacataaatattaaatatagagGTAGAAGGTAACTAGGATTCTAAATACATTTTACCAAATTATTTTAGGATTCTGTTTTTTAGACTTACCGAAAATATTTCATCATCTCTCATGTTTCACCGTTTTTgtttagggaaaattgtataaaatagcaaactaataacctaaattaaatggaatagctagggtttgatttaattgtgctccatagcaaacattatctaaaatttgccagcgtctctctcccaggaatctcgctcgccactctctattctcgctcgcctctctcgctttatacacagaagtgtataattctgtttctgttttgtataaagcgagagaaaattgtatatacacatgcaaaaatgtatatcttcgtgttatacacttaattatacaatttacaaacattttacttcaaaaattgcagagaaaaaggccaacgaattatacaattgcgaattatacaattgcagtgaaatacaattttctctagttttgtacaacagaagtgtatatttgtgtttctgtttttgtataaagcgagaaaaacatatatcttcttgctatacacttataattatgcaatatacatacattttaattcgattcaactatatgcaaagcaaattatacaattgcagcgaaataggccaacgaattatacaatttaggccagcaaattatacacttttatatgtatagcgaattatacagtttttatgtttgctatggagcgcaattatgcaaagtttgctatattatacaaatatgaattttttgtttgctatatgtgaaagttgcccttttgTTTATTGCTGTTTTTTCATATCACCATCAGTTACTTTAAGCAATTTAAAACTATCATCAATGGAACTCatggtaattattttttgattataCATTCTTGTAACTTAATAAATTGTTTATACAGTATTTTTCTcttgaatataaatttgaatcttCAAGCTATACATTATCTTGTTAATATAACATCTGTTAACGACATGCTGCTACAAAATGTAGAAGACGTTAGATCTTCACAAGAGGATATTTTCCGAATTTAGTGATGAACAATCAAGAGTGTCATACATTGGTATGAAGTTTTAATCACTTGTTAAtgcattaaaattttatcttatgCTCATTGAGTGGTTTTAGTGTGCGATGAGCATAATATTCAGATTTGATATTGTTTGTGTTTTATTCAAGTTTTCACATTTGTTTATagcaaaaatctatcaagaacaAATAAAAGCGCCCAAAGGGAGGTTGCCTGATAGTAGTGTAAAGGTGCATACAACTTATAAGTTATGTTGAAAGATGACGACTTGTGAGATTGTTTTGAGTATGATGTTATAACATTTGGTATCTAATGTGAACAGATGAAAATAGTACTACAATTATTTCTGTTTTCTAATAATTAAAAAGTGCGAATCATTTTAGACAATCCaattaaagcataaacatcTATGACATAGCAACATGGTTTAATAAGAATTTCACATGGTTGTCTCCATTCTAAAAAAAATGGTACTGCCAAATTTAGAGAGGGACCGCTCATGCATTACATTTCCTTAAACCTGGTACTCAAACAAACACAACATCTTTGCCTGAAAGGTTGAAATACTTGGTGTTGTTTCGTTCCAACGTGATACTGAGTTTCCAACCAAGTCCTCCAATATGACATCATGAACAGATGTAAGAGTTCTGTTGTGGGGTTGTTGCGCAACTGAACCTCTCTTGGGAGTTCTCACTATCTTCCTGGTGGCAATAATGAAGAAATTGCACTGCACTTCAATGCACAAGATCAGGGGTGTGTGTTGATAGTCCAAGAATGATGCATTTTACGTCAATATTTTTGGAGAGCTCGAACCAGCATCCAAAAGATAAGATACTGACTCCATGTCACATCAACTAGGTGTCTGGCAACTTCATGTTTTCCTCAAAAGATGTGAAAAAGCACCCAACCAGGACAATAAGACATCAGGAATTCTGTAGAAGATTTTAAAGTGAGTCAATGGACATCAAAAATCTTCAAAaacaaaccaaacaattaacataaaacatatatagggaattgtcacgccccttttttttctcactcaatatattttattttgtttcgaaagaaaaagagtttttccaattaaagtgacgttttgaaaagggataattattattcagagtcgccacttggaattgagttttggtgttccaagtcaccttatttaaatccctaatcaaaaggaaaattGACTCTATTTTTATTGGTCTGTGAACTAGAAATTCGgataaggaattctgttgaccgaggggaaggtgttaggcacccctcgagtcccgtggttctagcacggtcgcttcattgactttgatatgactagacttaattttgaatattatttaacttaataataaaaatgtttttttttactttattctctcatttgttttatttaaaccttttaaaaaaatcgtcttatttattttaaatctaattaaaattattttattatttttggtgtgtgtccattaattcaaaatttgaaacattcgtatttatttatatatttattatttatttatttattttgcttttacatttttttttatatatttttttttatgttattatggGGATGAATTTATATANNNNNNNNNNNNNNNNNNNNNNNNNNNNNNNNNNNNNNNNNNNNNNNNNNNNNNNNNNNNNNNNNNNNNNNNNNNNNNNNNNNNNNNNNNNNNNNNNNNNNNNNNNNNNNNNNNNNNNNNNNNNNNNNNNNNNNNNNNNNNNNNNNNNNNNNNNNNNNNNNNNNNNNNNNNNNNNNNNNNNNNNNNNNNNNNNNNNNNNNNNNNNNNNNNNNNNNNNNNNNNNNNNNNNNNNNNNNNNNNNNNNNNNNNNNNNNNNNNNNNNNNNNNNNNNNNNNNNNNNNNNNNNNNNNNNNNNNNNNNNNNNNNNNNNNNNNNNNNNNNNNNNNNNNNNNNN includes:
- the LOC107015968 gene encoding serine/threonine-protein kinase STY13-like, with translation MAKSTIVTKTDLKRMDEQLERHLDKLFRKGCDETKSLEVTKKQEWELDPTKLKINVNHLIAEGAYGSVYKGYYNGQQVAVKILDLSNEQRRDILTNAFTQEVSIWYNLHHPNIAKLIGASKRLPQLVNSESTSGKPWMKKWINELTNCIPWLRNRSLEKQRSFEYGIVVEYVPGGTLRSHLLKNHIKKLPLNSVIQIALDIARGLSYLHSKKIVHRDVKTSNLVMDKDGRVKIIDFGVSRIESSCPLDMTAQIGTIGYMAPEILIGVPYDHKCDVYSFGICLWEIYCCSIPYNGKIPSSDTSPCKYKSLRPEIPNKCPSVVANIMKQCWHADPKERPEMKEVTLILEAIDTSQVAQKGCFHFH